Genomic DNA from Halobaculum sp. MBLA0147:
ACTCGTCGCGGTTGGACATCGGTTCTCGCCCGACGTAGCCCGTTCCCGGAGGTATGCTTGGCGGTCCGCGGCGGCCCGCGACACCGATCCGATCTCGGTAGTGGCGCCGAGCACACTCCCGAGTACGACACCGATCACTCCCCCGGCAGTGGGGCCTCGCCGAGACACAACTGGACCGCACGCGAGACGTGCCGGCTGGTGGTGTCGACCACCGGCAGGTCGGTGTCGTCGTGGTCGAGCAGCATCGCCAGTTCCGTACAGCCGAGGACGACCCCCTCCGCGCCCGCCTCCTGGAGGTCCGCGACGATCGCGAGGAGTCTGTGTCGAGAGGCCTCGCGCACCTCGCCGTGGACCAGCTCCTCGAAGATCACGCGGTCGACCGTCTCACGGGCGCTCTCGTCTGGGACGACCGTCTCGACCCCGTGGGCGGCGAACCGCTCGTGGTAGAACTCACCGGCCATCGTCGTCTCCGTCCCGAGGACGGCGACCGTGTCGAGGCCCGCCTCGTGGATCGCGGCCGCCGTCGGGTCGACGATGTGGACGAACGGCACCGCGAGCCCCGAGGCGATCGTGTCGGCCACCCGGTGCATCGTGTTCGTCGCCAGCACCACGACCTCCGCGCCGGCCGCCTGGAGTCGCTGGGCGCGACTCGCCAGCAGCTCCCCGGCCGCCTCCCACCGGTCCGCGTCGATCAGGTCTTTCACCTCGGCGAAGTTCACGCTGTACACGATCACCGGCGCGCTCGTGTGGCCGCCACGGGCCTCGGTGACTCCCTCGACGATCCCGTCGTAGTAGTGGCTCGTCGACGCCGGACTCATCCCGCCGAGGACCCCGACGGTCCGCAGCGACGACGCACCCGGCTCGTCGTGTCGCTCTCCTGGGCGCACACCGGGGGGTTCGCCCCCGGAGACCGTAACTGTCCGGGGGTGCGTGTGAGTCGGTTCCAGTGTCGCCACCCGGCGGCGTGGCATATCGGCCACAGTGTCGC
This window encodes:
- a CDS encoding aspartate/glutamate racemase family protein yields the protein MRPGERHDEPGASSLRTVGVLGGMSPASTSHYYDGIVEGVTEARGGHTSAPVIVYSVNFAEVKDLIDADRWEAAGELLASRAQRLQAAGAEVVVLATNTMHRVADTIASGLAVPFVHIVDPTAAAIHEAGLDTVAVLGTETTMAGEFYHERFAAHGVETVVPDESARETVDRVIFEELVHGEVREASRHRLLAIVADLQEAGAEGVVLGCTELAMLLDHDDTDLPVVDTTSRHVSRAVQLCLGEAPLPGE